Genomic segment of Candidatus Eisenbacteria bacterium:
CGAGTTTCTGGACGATGGATACTCGGGGGCGCGACTCGATCGGCCAGGGCTGGACGCTCTGCGCGACTCCGCGGAAGCCGGGATGATCGAAGCCATTTGGTGCCTCTCCCCGGACCGGCTGGCCCGCG
This window contains:
- a CDS encoding recombinase family protein, whose translation is MIANTKDGHEIVAEFLDDGYSGARLDRPGLDALRDSAEAGMIEAIWCLSPDRLAR